A single window of Rana temporaria chromosome 1, aRanTem1.1, whole genome shotgun sequence DNA harbors:
- the LOC120924654 gene encoding E3 SUMO-protein ligase ZBED1-like: MAEVEQKEREIKNAPSFLKANIWEHFGFYEKSGKHELDKSYAVCKICHTKIKYLGNTTNLRNHVSRFHPEMLKPTTTTKEMNPDQPRIDAMLQSTLPPNSEKVKRITKAVAAFIAKDLRPYSVVENSGFRYLLKTIEPRYKIPSRSHFTENVIPALYHETKAKIIASMSQASRVAITCDSWTSVTTESYVTITAHYVSKDWQILSHVLQTRAIYESHTGAHLAELLSHVVEEWQLSDKSVVLVTDNASNMIVAAQVGKFPHVKCFAHTLNLASQRALKVATLSRLLGRVRRISTFFHRSTRASHCLKEKQKCLGLKNHKLITDVATRWNSAYDMVERFLEQQPAVCATLLSPEVRRGESDLCTLNETDVSNAEDAVSALKPMKDATMLMSEERNPTVSLIAPINAQLLQSMTDTMGDTPMIHEIKNSIRTDLQKRYSSEAEKKILHTASALDPRFKGLPFILTDEERLEIFKGVTEEAASLEITSDESERTQEDHQVPRRKRTLEEEDSSPIEDNHSPSPPSPPKKARSLLVSLLGQSFTDTEGTIEPKKTPYAKAEEEMENYCKAPPLPLTEDPLNWWREHEVIFPLLSRLSKQYLCIPGTSVSAERVFSTAGDVVTAKRSALKPDHVDQLVFLQKNLHVPKC, encoded by the exons ATGGCAGAAGTAGAACAAAAGGAACGAGAGATAAAAAATGCACCTAGCTTTTTAAAAGCAAACATCTGGGAACATTTTGGCTTTTATGAAAAAAGTGGGAAGCACGAATTGGACAAGTCATACGCTGTGTGTAAAATCTGTCACACAAAAATTAAATATCTAGGGAATACTACTAATCTGAGAAACCACGTCAGCCGTTTTCACCCAGAAATGCTAAAAcctaccaccaccaccaaggAAATGAACCCAGATCAGCCAAGAATTGATGCAATGTTACAGTCAACTTTGCCGCCCAACTCTGAAAAGGTAAAGAGAATAACAAAAGCTGTGGCAGCTTTCATAGCGAAGGACCTGCGCCCTTACTCTGTTGTGGAAAACAGTGGGTTTCGCTACCTTTTGAAGACGATAGAGCCGCGTTACAAGATCCCGTCACGAAGTCACTTTACAGAAAACGTCATACCTGCACTCTACCACGAAACCAAAGCTAAGATAATTGCATCAATGAGCCAAGCAAGTCGAGTCGCAATAACGTGTGATTCCTGGACTTCAGTCACGACAGAGTCTTATGTTACAATAACAGCACATTACGTTAGTAAGGACTGGCAGATTTTGTCGCATGTACTGCAAACGAGAGCCATTTATGAGTCTCACACGGGTGCTCATCTGGCAGAGCTACTTTCTCATGTTGTGGAAGAATGGCAGCTGTCCGATAAATCTGTAGTGCTTGTGACCGACAACGCGTCAAACATGATAGTTGCAGCTCAAGTTGGAAAATTCCCCCATGTGAAATGCTTCGCCCATACACTGAATCTTGCATCCCAGCGAGCGTTGAAAGTGGCCACTCTCTCTAGGCTTCTTGGCAGAGTACGTCGGATATCCACATTCTTTCACCGCAGCACTAGAGCAAGCCACTGTCTAAAAGAGAAACAGAAATGTCTTGGCTTGAAGAATCATAAGCTGATAACTGATGTGGCAACAAGATGGAACAGTGCATACGACATGGTCGAGAGGTTCTTGGAACAACAACCTGCAGTCTGTGCCACCTTGCTGTCTCCAGAAGTCAGAAGAGGAGAGTCCGATCTCTGCACTCTAAACGAAACAGATGTGTCAAATGCAGAGGACGCCGTGAGTGCATTAAAGCCAATGAAGGATGCAACCATGCTGATGTCAGAAGAGCGCAATCCAACAGTTTCTCTCATTGCCCCTATAAATGCACAACTTCTCCAGAGCATGACAGACACGATGGGAGACACACCCATGATCCATGAGATCAAGAATTCTATTAGAACAGATCTCCAGAAGAGGTACAGCAGTGAGGCCGAGAAGAAGATCCTTCATACAGCCTCTGCACTGGATCCTCGCTTTAAGGGACTGCCTTTCATCCTCACAGATGAAGAAAGATTGGAGATATTTAAAGGAGTCACTGAGGAAGCTGCATCCTTGGAG ATTACATCAGATGAGAGTGAGAGGACACAAGAGGATCATCAAGTGCCTAGAAGAAAACGAACTCTGGAAGAAGAGGACAGTTCACCCATCGAAGACAACCAttctccatctccaccatctcctccCAAAAAGGCCAGATCGCTGCTCGTGAGTTTGCTGGGACAGTCTTTCACTGACACTGAAGGTACAATAGAACCCAAAAAGACCCCCTATGCCAAGGCTGAAGAGGAAATGGAAAACTATTGTAAAGCCCCACCTCTGCCTCTCACTGAGGACCCTTTGAACTGGTGGCGTGAGCATGAGGTCATATTTCCCCTCCTTTCTCGGCTGTCAAAGCAATACTTGTGTATCCCAGGTACAAGCGTGTCTGCAGAGCgggttttctccactgcaggAGATGTGGTAACTGCAAAAAGAAGTGCCCTCAAACCAGACCATGTAGATCAATTGGTGTTCTTACAGAAAAATCTACATGTTCCCAAATGCTga